From the Spirochaetaceae bacterium genome, the window TCCGCATCGACGCGGTAGTGGTGCGTGAGCGAATCCGCTCCGACTTGGGAGAGTTGGAGCCGCTGATGGAGAGCCTGCGTCGCCACGGACAGTTCAGCCCGATACTGATTACCCGCGATTCCGAGCTGGTCGCCGGCCATCGCCGCCTGGAATCGGCGCGCCGGCTTGGTTGGAGCAGCATCGAGGCGATCGTGCTGGACCAGGCCAGCGACGAGACGCTTCTGGAGTTGGAGATCGAGGAGAACGTGCAGCGCAAGCAACTCAGCCATGAGGAACTCGCCGCGGCCGTGGCACGCCTGGAAAGGCTGCGCCGCCCTTGGTGGTTCGAGCGCTTGTTGAGCTGGCTGACCCTGCGTTGGCGGCAGCTCACCTGCTGGATTGGCGTCCCACCTGGGCGCTGACTTGATCCCGGGTTACCGAGTACCACAGCGGGCGCCCGTGCGGACAGTGCTGCAGGTCGATGGTGAACGACTCCCGCGCGATGGCAGCCGCCGCATCGTGGTCCAGCAGTTCGCCATCCTTGACCGCCAGTTTGCACGCGACGTCGGCAAGCACGGCGCGCTCCAGGTCCGCTCCGCTGCCACGCATTCCGGCGACGTATTCCCGGAGCCACCGTGCCGGTAGTTGATGCAGCGGTTCGGCCAGCGCGGTGATGCGTCGCGGCCGGCCCTTCTCCAGCTCTACTACGATGCCGACCCCGTCGAGCAGTTCGCGCGCCTCGTGCAGCGCATCGGCCGCTTCCGGCTCGAGGTCGAGTTCGATGGGGAGCAGCAACTGTTGGATGGCGAACGAGCGCCGGCGCAGGCGCTCGTAGAGCACCCGTTCGTGGGCCGCGTGCTGATCGACGAAATAGAGGGTTCGTCCGATCTCGACGAGCAGAAACGTGCCGAGTGACTGGCCGATG encodes:
- a CDS encoding ParB/RepB/Spo0J family partition protein, producing MQVRIDAVVVRERIRSDLGELEPLMESLRRHGQFSPILITRDSELVAGHRRLESARRLGWSSIEAIVLDQASDETLLELEIEENVQRKQLSHEELAAAVARLERLRRPWWFERLLSWLTLRWRQLTCWIGVPPGR